A window of the Arenibacter algicola genome harbors these coding sequences:
- a CDS encoding MGMT family protein, with product MKPENENFFEKVYAVARQIPFGRVTSYGAIAKYLGTARSARMVGWAMNGSHKIGDIPAHRVVNRKGLLTGKHHFEGTNLMQQLLENEGIKVVDNQIEDFENLFWDPWQELK from the coding sequence ATGAAACCCGAAAATGAGAACTTCTTTGAAAAAGTATATGCAGTGGCCAGGCAAATACCATTTGGGCGGGTTACCTCTTATGGAGCCATCGCCAAATATCTAGGAACCGCCAGAAGTGCCAGAATGGTAGGCTGGGCCATGAACGGCTCCCATAAAATTGGAGATATCCCGGCACATAGGGTAGTTAACAGAAAAGGGCTCTTAACAGGGAAACATCATTTTGAAGGCACCAATTTAATGCAGCAGCTATTGGAAAATGAGGGAATTAAAGTGGTGGATAATCAAATCGAGGATTTTGAAAATCTCTTTTGGGATCCCTGGCAGGAATTGAAGTAA
- a CDS encoding NifU family protein yields the protein MTSIELKNNVEKALEEIRPFLQSDGGDISLISIDNDNSVKVKLEGACVGCSVNQMTLKSGVEMTIKKYAPQIQEVINVV from the coding sequence ATGACATCAATAGAACTTAAAAACAACGTTGAAAAGGCTTTGGAGGAAATCCGTCCTTTTTTGCAAAGTGATGGAGGGGATATTTCCCTAATTTCCATAGACAATGATAATTCGGTTAAGGTAAAATTGGAAGGAGCCTGTGTAGGCTGTTCGGTAAACCAAATGACCCTAAAAAGCGGGGTGGAAATGACCATAAAAAAGTATGCCCCTCAAATACAAGAAGTCATAAATGTGGTGTAA
- a CDS encoding glycoside hydrolase family 113: MKKLGLLFLLLLQLGCSGQAMEKFNGVSFVASREKVAQEHVDAVRNVNAKCAAVMPFGFIRDTGSPEIIFDTSRQWFGETRTGARQYIDILHQNGLRVMLKPQIWISRGAFTGNLKMDSEEKWRALEASYDKFILAYATLAQETNADAFCIGTELEQFVSHRPEYWTELIKKIKSVYKGKLTYAANWDEYGRTPFWEDLDFIGIDAYFPLSDEKTPTVEQLRKGWQPHKEKIKSLSMAKNKPIIFTEYGYRSNNYAAKKPWLVDHSQDDVNLEAQTNATKAIFEEFWSEDWFAGGFVWKWFIDHEKAGGINDNRFTPQNKPAQEVIKSFYKIY; the protein is encoded by the coding sequence ATGAAAAAATTAGGACTTCTTTTCTTATTGTTATTACAACTTGGTTGTAGTGGCCAAGCAATGGAGAAATTCAATGGTGTTAGCTTTGTTGCTTCTCGGGAAAAGGTAGCCCAAGAACACGTGGATGCCGTTAGGAATGTAAACGCCAAATGTGCAGCGGTTATGCCCTTTGGATTTATTAGGGATACAGGCTCGCCAGAAATAATATTCGACACCTCCAGACAATGGTTCGGGGAAACAAGGACCGGAGCCAGGCAATACATAGATATATTACACCAGAATGGTTTAAGAGTAATGTTGAAACCACAGATTTGGATCTCCAGGGGAGCATTTACCGGTAATTTAAAAATGGATTCAGAAGAAAAATGGAGGGCCTTGGAAGCGTCTTATGATAAATTTATACTTGCTTATGCTACTTTAGCCCAGGAAACAAATGCGGACGCATTTTGTATTGGGACCGAGTTGGAGCAATTTGTTAGTCACAGGCCGGAATACTGGACGGAACTGATCAAAAAGATCAAAAGTGTTTATAAAGGAAAACTTACCTATGCTGCCAATTGGGACGAATATGGAAGAACCCCTTTTTGGGAGGATTTGGATTTTATTGGGATAGATGCCTACTTTCCGCTGAGCGATGAGAAAACTCCCACCGTGGAACAATTGAGAAAGGGGTGGCAACCGCACAAGGAGAAAATAAAATCCTTATCCATGGCGAAAAATAAACCAATTATATTTACGGAATACGGCTATAGGAGCAATAATTATGCTGCCAAGAAACCTTGGTTGGTAGACCATAGCCAGGACGATGTAAATCTTGAGGCCCAAACCAACGCAACCAAGGCTATTTTTGAAGAATTTTGGAGCGAAGATTGGTTTGCAGGAGGATTCGTTTGGAAATGGTTTATTGATCATGAAAAGGCCGGCGGTATTAATGACAATCGATTTACCCCCCAAAATAAACCGGCACAAGAGGTAATAAAGAGTTTTTACAAGATTTATTGA
- a CDS encoding N-acetylmuramoyl-L-alanine amidase family protein, whose protein sequence is MSAKRTFILSWIGALIWLPLISQTSVKTVIAERGDGIYSILRKQGMNPVRHYGHFVDLNQDNLRDSMHLYEGREYIIPPVPVDTVPIEESVVKKATEIKTVSNILNDDIFGKDYASTEIKSNKLEGAIYYLISGHGGPDPGAIEKYEGKIIAEDEYAYDITLRLAKELISHGAKTYIIIRDSNDGIRDQRVLEIDRDEVAYPNEEIPLNQLLRLKQRVDIVNKLYKENAGKYQRLIVTHVDSRSRGQNIDVFFYHHENSKNGKRLAESIHETFLNKYRQYQPNRNYEGTFADRSGLYLVKNTLPAMAYIEIGNIKNKKDQKRILDPDNRQALAKWISEGVLLDFDTKN, encoded by the coding sequence GTGTCTGCCAAAAGAACTTTTATTTTATCGTGGATCGGGGCTTTAATATGGCTCCCTTTAATTTCCCAAACTTCGGTTAAAACCGTAATTGCGGAAAGGGGAGATGGTATTTATTCCATTCTCAGGAAACAAGGGATGAATCCGGTTAGGCATTACGGACATTTTGTAGATCTTAATCAAGATAATTTACGGGATAGTATGCATCTTTATGAGGGACGGGAATACATTATACCTCCCGTACCTGTAGATACAGTTCCCATAGAAGAATCCGTTGTAAAAAAGGCCACCGAAATTAAAACGGTATCCAATATCCTCAACGATGATATTTTTGGTAAGGATTACGCTTCCACGGAAATAAAAAGTAATAAGTTAGAGGGTGCCATCTATTATTTAATATCGGGTCACGGCGGACCGGACCCTGGTGCCATTGAAAAATATGAGGGCAAAATTATAGCCGAGGACGAGTATGCCTATGATATTACGCTGCGTTTGGCCAAGGAGCTTATATCCCATGGGGCCAAGACCTACATTATTATCAGGGATTCCAATGATGGCATAAGGGATCAGCGCGTTCTGGAAATAGATAGGGATGAGGTGGCCTATCCCAATGAGGAAATACCTTTAAACCAATTATTGCGGTTAAAGCAGCGTGTTGATATAGTGAACAAACTCTATAAGGAAAATGCTGGTAAATATCAAAGGTTAATAGTGACCCATGTAGATAGTCGTAGCAGGGGACAGAATATAGACGTCTTTTTCTATCATCATGAGAACAGTAAGAACGGCAAGCGATTGGCGGAAAGTATCCATGAGACTTTTTTAAATAAATACAGACAATATCAACCCAATAGGAACTATGAAGGTACCTTTGCAGACCGAAGTGGGTTATATTTGGTCAAGAACACCTTGCCGGCTATGGCCTATATAGAAATTGGGAATATTAAAAACAAAAAGGACCAAAAGCGAATCTTGGACCCTGACAATAGACAAGCCCTTGCCAAATGGATTTCAGAAGGGGTCTTATTGGATTTTGACACTAAAAATTAA
- a CDS encoding TIGR04282 family arsenosugar biosynthesis glycosyltransferase encodes MNHRKDLLIIFTRNPELGKCKTRLAATVGDGIALNIYKFLLDHTKNITQGLNFRKWVCYSDDIWENDIWDKSVYEKKVQSGNDLGERMYNAFKEGFNAGHERIIIIGSDMYDLNENDLLEAFQLLDQHDYVIGPAIDGGYYLLGMKVLSPNLFKDKTWGTDTVLKATLEDLKNKNYSLLAPKNDIDYFEDIKDIEIFRTFLKN; translated from the coding sequence ATGAACCACCGCAAAGATTTGCTTATCATATTTACACGCAATCCCGAACTGGGCAAGTGCAAAACCAGATTAGCGGCAACAGTGGGCGACGGGATTGCCCTAAACATATATAAATTTTTACTTGATCACACCAAGAATATTACCCAGGGTTTAAATTTCAGGAAATGGGTTTGCTATTCCGATGATATATGGGAAAATGATATTTGGGATAAATCCGTTTATGAAAAAAAAGTACAATCCGGCAATGACTTGGGAGAGCGCATGTACAATGCCTTTAAAGAGGGATTTAATGCAGGCCATGAAAGAATAATTATCATTGGAAGTGATATGTACGATTTGAACGAAAATGATTTGTTGGAAGCCTTTCAATTATTGGATCAGCATGATTATGTAATAGGTCCTGCCATTGATGGCGGCTATTATTTATTGGGGATGAAAGTCTTGAGCCCCAATCTGTTTAAAGATAAAACCTGGGGCACTGATACTGTATTGAAGGCCACCTTAGAGGATTTGAAAAATAAAAACTACAGCCTGTTAGCTCCTAAAAACGATATTGACTATTTTGAAGATATCAAGGATATTGAAATCTTCCGAACCTTTTTAAAAAATTGA
- the arsM gene encoding arsenosugar biosynthesis arsenite methyltransferase ArsM, translating into MSYLEATNELYKNAALTPDVGLCCTTNPIWQFPGLSIPKIMQKMNYGCGSTVSAQDLVNNPKVLYVGVGGGMELLQFSYFSRQVGGVTGVDVVDEMLEASKENFKIAEQENPWFKSEFVNLVKGDALHLPIEDESIDVAAQNCLFNIFKTEELKKAVAEMYRVLKPHGRLVMSDPICEQPMNETLRNDDRLRALCLSGSIPLKEYIKVLTDAGFGTIEIRARKSYRVLSPNHYPTEDLIFIESIEIAAIKDPMPQDGPCVFTGKTAIYYGNEEYFDDENGHVLMQNQPLAVCDKTAAALEKSNAEIHISNSTWHYNGGGCC; encoded by the coding sequence ATGAGTTATTTAGAAGCAACAAATGAATTATATAAGAATGCGGCATTGACCCCAGATGTTGGACTGTGCTGTACCACCAATCCAATTTGGCAATTCCCAGGATTGTCCATCCCAAAAATTATGCAGAAGATGAACTACGGTTGTGGAAGTACGGTTTCTGCCCAGGATCTGGTCAACAATCCAAAGGTGCTATATGTAGGGGTCGGAGGTGGAATGGAGTTGTTACAATTTTCATATTTTTCCAGGCAAGTAGGCGGGGTAACTGGAGTTGATGTTGTGGATGAGATGCTGGAAGCTTCCAAAGAAAACTTCAAAATTGCGGAACAGGAAAACCCATGGTTCAAGAGCGAGTTTGTAAACTTGGTAAAAGGAGATGCCCTACACCTGCCTATTGAGGACGAAAGTATTGATGTTGCGGCTCAGAACTGTCTGTTTAACATCTTTAAGACGGAAGAGTTGAAGAAAGCGGTTGCGGAAATGTATCGCGTATTAAAACCTCATGGAAGATTGGTTATGAGCGACCCCATATGTGAACAGCCTATGAACGAAACCCTGCGTAACGATGACCGACTAAGGGCTCTGTGTTTAAGCGGTAGTATCCCTTTGAAAGAGTACATAAAGGTATTGACGGATGCCGGTTTTGGAACCATTGAAATTAGGGCGCGAAAATCTTACCGCGTTCTCTCTCCCAATCACTATCCTACGGAGGATTTAATCTTTATTGAGTCTATTGAAATTGCCGCGATAAAAGACCCCATGCCCCAAGATGGCCCCTGCGTTTTTACAGGCAAAACAGCCATTTATTACGGTAATGAAGAATATTTTGATGATGAAAACGGCCATGTTCTAATGCAAAACCAGCCTCTGGCGGTATGTGACAAAACTGCAGCTGCCTTAGAAAAAAGCAATGCCGAAATTCATATAAGTAACAGTACTTGGCATTATAATGGTGGAGGCTGCTGTTAA
- a CDS encoding LysE family transporter produces the protein MEHLLTLFFATFSAAFMATVPPGLLNMNAAKISVEKGKTNGIIFSLGVSTMIIIQAYISVLISKFLFKNPEIIDLLLKIALIVFAFFAIYFFVKAKKKKLNRPKIVKVSKKNSFFKGILLAALNLLTIPYYSGLNAMWNASGWIQFQFRDIATFILAAGCGTFTVLYLYTVYFTKLETKNNGFSKNSNYILSALMMLLLVITLIRIFYT, from the coding sequence ATGGAGCATTTGCTTACCCTTTTTTTTGCTACTTTCTCTGCGGCCTTCATGGCCACGGTACCACCCGGTCTATTGAATATGAACGCTGCCAAGATAAGTGTGGAAAAGGGTAAGACCAACGGTATTATTTTTAGCTTGGGGGTGTCTACCATGATCATTATCCAGGCCTATATTTCTGTTCTGATTTCCAAGTTTCTATTCAAAAACCCGGAGATCATAGACCTACTCTTAAAAATTGCCCTAATTGTCTTCGCTTTTTTTGCCATCTACTTCTTTGTAAAAGCCAAGAAAAAAAAGCTGAATCGACCTAAAATTGTAAAGGTTAGCAAGAAAAATAGTTTCTTTAAAGGAATATTATTGGCGGCCCTAAATTTATTGACCATTCCTTATTACAGTGGCCTAAACGCCATGTGGAACGCCTCAGGATGGATACAATTCCAATTTCGTGATATAGCCACATTTATCCTCGCTGCTGGTTGTGGTACTTTTACGGTACTCTATCTCTATACGGTCTACTTCACCAAATTGGAGACCAAAAACAATGGGTTTTCAAAAAATTCAAATTATATATTAAGCGCCTTAATGATGCTTTTATTGGTAATTACCTTAATCCGTATTTTTTATACCTGA
- the trmB gene encoding tRNA (guanosine(46)-N7)-methyltransferase TrmB, which translates to MGSKNKLKRFKENETFRNVIQPTREEITNGSFSLKGQWNEFFGNNNPLVLELGCGKGEYTIGMAKQNKNKNFIGIDIKGARFWRGAKTAIEDNVSNAAFLRTQIELIDGLFAPDEVSEIWITFPDPQIKYKRTKHRLTNEVFLDKYKLILKQDGTVNLKTDSEFMHGYTLGLLHGKGHEVLYANHDIYKNEGSPKEVLEIQTFYEKQYLDKGKPITYIKFRIR; encoded by the coding sequence GTGGGAAGTAAGAATAAGCTGAAGCGATTCAAGGAGAATGAAACTTTTAGGAATGTAATTCAACCCACTAGGGAAGAAATTACCAATGGTTCTTTTTCACTAAAGGGGCAATGGAATGAATTTTTTGGCAATAACAATCCCTTGGTTTTGGAATTGGGCTGTGGAAAAGGCGAATATACCATTGGGATGGCCAAGCAAAACAAAAACAAAAACTTCATTGGTATAGATATCAAGGGAGCCCGCTTTTGGAGAGGTGCCAAAACGGCTATTGAAGATAATGTATCCAATGCTGCTTTTTTAAGAACCCAAATAGAATTAATTGACGGTCTTTTTGCTCCCGATGAAGTTTCTGAAATCTGGATTACCTTTCCAGATCCCCAAATCAAATATAAACGTACCAAACATAGACTTACCAATGAGGTCTTTTTGGATAAATATAAATTGATTCTTAAGCAAGATGGTACCGTTAACCTAAAAACCGATAGCGAATTTATGCATGGCTATACCTTGGGCCTTTTACACGGTAAAGGTCATGAAGTGCTCTATGCCAATCACGACATCTATAAAAACGAAGGTAGCCCCAAGGAAGTATTGGAAATACAGACTTTCTATGAAAAACAGTATCTTGATAAAGGAAAGCCAATCACCTATATCAAATTTAGAATAAGGTAA
- a CDS encoding purine-nucleoside phosphorylase: MTGKLLKESTDYLIGKGFEAPEIGIVLGTGLGKLADEIENPIEAHYNHIPYFPLATVEFHSGKLIYGILEGKKVVVMQGRFHFYEGYDLLDVTYPIRVMEMLGIKKLFISNAAGAINQDFKKGDLMLIEDHINLQGGSPLAFKNVSQFGDRFTDMSEPYDVPMRKSLEKIAEKENISLQKGVYASVVGPQLETKAEYRMLKIIGADAVGMSTVPEVIVANHLKLPVVAVSVLTDECDPDNLKPVNIAEIIAIAGKTEPKMIKLFRELIKVI; the protein is encoded by the coding sequence ATGACAGGTAAACTACTTAAGGAATCTACTGATTATCTAATAGGAAAAGGCTTTGAAGCTCCTGAAATTGGCATTGTACTGGGAACAGGTTTGGGCAAACTGGCAGATGAAATTGAGAATCCTATAGAAGCACATTACAACCATATTCCCTATTTTCCCTTGGCTACCGTAGAATTCCATTCCGGTAAATTAATCTATGGAATCTTGGAGGGCAAAAAAGTTGTAGTAATGCAGGGAAGGTTCCACTTTTACGAAGGATATGACCTTTTGGACGTTACCTACCCTATTAGGGTAATGGAAATGCTGGGAATAAAAAAACTATTTATATCCAATGCTGCCGGGGCCATAAACCAAGATTTTAAGAAAGGTGACCTTATGCTCATCGAAGACCACATTAACCTTCAAGGTGGATCTCCCTTAGCATTTAAAAACGTGAGCCAATTTGGAGATCGTTTTACCGATATGAGTGAGCCATATGACGTTCCTATGCGCAAAAGTTTGGAAAAAATAGCCGAAAAGGAAAACATAAGCCTGCAGAAGGGGGTTTACGCTTCTGTTGTTGGACCTCAACTGGAAACCAAGGCAGAATACCGAATGCTAAAAATTATTGGGGCCGATGCCGTAGGAATGAGCACCGTGCCAGAGGTAATTGTGGCCAATCACCTAAAATTGCCGGTAGTGGCCGTATCCGTACTAACGGACGAATGTGACCCTGACAATCTAAAACCCGTAAATATTGCAGAGATAATTGCCATTGCAGGGAAAACGGAACCAAAAATGATAAAATTATTTAGGGAACTGATCAAGGTAATATAA
- a CDS encoding Mrp/NBP35 family ATP-binding protein, which produces MKIDKKDILKALENITVPGEGQNMVESGAVKNIMVFGDEVVVDITISNPSLQARKKTEVEILKVIHEKVYNKAKITVNVKVDAPAAKPKVNEIKGKPIPGIKNIIAVASGKGGVGKSTVTANLAVTLAKMGFKVGLLDADIYGPSMPIMFDVAQEKPLAVNIEGKSKMKPIENYGVKLLSIGFFTQPNQAVIWRGPMAAKALNQMIFDAHWGELDFMLLDLPPGTGDIHLSIMQSLPITGAVVVSTPQEVALADARKGVAMFQQDSINVPVLGIVENMAYFTPEELPNNKYYIFGKEGAKHLSEDLNVPFLGEIPLVQSIREAGDVGRPAALQTATAIETAFEELTKNVVQEVVDRNKSLPPTEAIKITTMAGCSAVKKK; this is translated from the coding sequence ATGAAAATAGATAAGAAAGACATACTTAAAGCCCTTGAAAACATAACTGTGCCTGGAGAAGGACAGAATATGGTGGAGAGTGGCGCGGTTAAAAATATTATGGTTTTTGGGGACGAGGTAGTTGTTGATATTACCATTTCCAACCCTAGTTTGCAGGCGCGAAAGAAAACCGAAGTTGAAATTTTGAAAGTGATACACGAGAAGGTATACAACAAGGCCAAGATCACCGTTAACGTAAAAGTTGATGCCCCTGCTGCCAAGCCTAAGGTGAATGAGATAAAAGGAAAACCCATCCCAGGGATCAAAAATATTATTGCGGTCGCTTCCGGAAAAGGAGGCGTAGGGAAATCCACGGTCACGGCAAATTTGGCCGTCACATTGGCTAAAATGGGGTTTAAAGTGGGACTATTGGACGCGGACATTTATGGTCCTTCCATGCCCATCATGTTCGATGTTGCCCAAGAAAAACCTTTGGCCGTAAATATTGAAGGAAAATCCAAAATGAAGCCCATAGAAAACTATGGCGTAAAACTCCTGTCCATTGGCTTTTTTACCCAGCCCAATCAGGCAGTAATCTGGAGAGGCCCAATGGCAGCCAAAGCGCTCAATCAAATGATTTTCGATGCCCATTGGGGAGAGTTGGATTTTATGTTGCTGGATCTTCCTCCCGGAACAGGGGATATACATTTAAGCATTATGCAATCCTTACCAATAACGGGTGCCGTGGTAGTAAGTACTCCGCAGGAAGTAGCCCTGGCAGATGCCCGTAAAGGTGTGGCCATGTTCCAACAAGATTCCATAAATGTACCCGTGTTGGGAATAGTAGAAAATATGGCGTATTTTACACCAGAGGAATTGCCCAACAACAAATACTATATTTTTGGAAAAGAAGGTGCCAAGCACCTGTCCGAGGATTTAAATGTTCCTTTTTTAGGCGAGATACCTTTGGTACAAAGTATTAGGGAGGCCGGAGATGTAGGAAGGCCAGCGGCACTGCAAACGGCAACAGCAATTGAAACCGCTTTTGAGGAACTTACAAAAAATGTGGTACAGGAAGTGGTAGATAGAAACAAAAGTTTACCTCCAACAGAGGCTATTAAAATAACTACAATGGCAGGTTGTTCGGCTGTTAAAAAGAAGTAA
- a CDS encoding DUF547 domain-containing protein: MHLKLSILLILLLTKSVVSFVPLPRSIENFPMDMVWQLDHSQWDILLKKHVDDTGNVDYKGFAQDINALQDYLDYLAKNQSTDKAHKPEKLAYYINLYNAATVKLILDNYPTKSIKDIKNPWGKDIVQMGTEKISLGNLEHKILRKMDEPRIHFAINCASFSCPKLLNTAFTATNLEKLLEQTAIDFINDPKRNVLTKEKASLSEIFNWYKKDFTKNGSLIDYLNKYASQKLTSDTKISYLNYNWGLNEIE, encoded by the coding sequence ATGCATCTTAAATTATCGATACTTCTGATCCTTCTACTAACGAAAAGTGTTGTTAGTTTTGTGCCTTTACCAAGGTCTATTGAAAATTTTCCCATGGATATGGTTTGGCAATTAGACCATTCCCAATGGGATATTTTACTTAAAAAGCATGTAGACGATACAGGAAATGTTGACTATAAAGGCTTTGCGCAGGATATAAATGCCTTACAGGATTATTTGGATTATTTGGCCAAGAACCAGTCAACGGATAAGGCACACAAACCCGAAAAACTTGCTTATTACATTAACCTTTACAATGCCGCTACCGTAAAACTTATTTTGGACAATTATCCTACCAAAAGTATTAAGGACATAAAAAATCCTTGGGGGAAAGATATAGTGCAAATGGGTACTGAGAAGATTTCTTTGGGCAATCTGGAACACAAAATACTACGCAAAATGGATGAACCGCGAATTCATTTTGCCATTAACTGCGCCTCTTTTTCCTGTCCAAAATTATTGAACACGGCTTTTACTGCTACCAATCTTGAAAAACTTCTGGAACAAACGGCCATAGATTTTATAAACGACCCCAAAAGAAATGTGCTCACAAAGGAAAAAGCCTCCCTGTCCGAAATTTTTAACTGGTACAAAAAAGATTTCACCAAAAATGGCTCCTTAATAGATTACCTTAATAAGTATGCCTCCCAAAAATTGACTTCCGATACCAAAATAAGTTATTTGAACTATAATTGGGGACTAAATGAAATTGAGTAA
- a CDS encoding TIGR04283 family arsenosugar biosynthesis glycosyltransferase, translating into MKLSNSITLSIIIPTLNEAAHIGHLLEHLKKNSSPKNIKEIIVVDGGSTDGTPSLAKTLGAKTITSEMGRAKQMNKGAELATGHVLYFLHADTYPPKNFDLYILNAIHNNMSSGCFRMKFDTSKKFLRFFAWFSRINNQLCRGGDQSLFVLKDLFQKTGGFNEKYIIYEDTEFIGRLYKTSKFKVLPQHVVTSARKYEQIGTLKLQYHFGIIHLKNLLGVGPDQLYRYYNKNIAS; encoded by the coding sequence ATGAAATTGAGTAATTCCATAACCCTGAGCATCATAATCCCAACCCTAAATGAGGCTGCCCATATTGGCCATTTGTTAGAACATTTAAAAAAGAACAGCAGTCCCAAGAACATCAAGGAAATAATTGTGGTTGATGGCGGCAGTACGGATGGCACCCCAAGCTTGGCAAAAACTTTGGGGGCAAAGACCATAACCTCAGAAATGGGGCGTGCAAAACAAATGAACAAGGGCGCGGAATTGGCCACAGGCCATGTCCTTTACTTTTTGCATGCCGACACCTATCCGCCAAAAAATTTTGACCTTTATATTCTAAATGCAATTCATAACAATATGTCTTCGGGTTGCTTTAGGATGAAGTTTGATACCTCCAAAAAGTTTTTACGATTCTTCGCCTGGTTTAGCAGAATAAACAACCAACTATGTAGGGGCGGTGACCAATCTCTATTTGTTCTCAAGGACCTTTTCCAAAAAACAGGAGGCTTTAATGAGAAGTATATTATCTACGAGGATACGGAATTTATCGGCCGCCTTTACAAAACATCAAAATTCAAGGTATTGCCGCAACATGTAGTAACCTCGGCCAGAAAATATGAACAGATTGGAACCCTTAAATTACAATATCATTTTGGGATAATCCACCTGAAGAATTTGCTGGGTGTTGGCCCCGACCAATTGTACCGCTATTACAATAAAAATATTGCCTCTTAA
- a CDS encoding rhodanese-like domain-containing protein, producing MRGQSEIDQALRKFNNKSVPYITAENLRGNTPFLLLDTREKEEFEVSHLAKAVWVGNRNPDVDKIISIVPNKNKPIVVYCSIGVRSEKVGEKLLKKGYTEVYNLYGGIFEWKIKGFPVYDSIGQETDRVHAYNRHWGKMLNNATKVYGHRKHNN from the coding sequence ATGCGCGGTCAAAGTGAGATAGACCAAGCTTTAAGGAAGTTCAACAATAAGAGCGTGCCTTATATAACAGCGGAAAACTTAAGGGGAAATACCCCGTTTCTGCTCTTGGACACCAGAGAAAAAGAGGAATTTGAGGTAAGCCATTTAGCAAAGGCCGTATGGGTGGGCAATAGGAATCCTGATGTGGACAAAATAATATCGATTGTTCCCAACAAAAATAAGCCTATCGTTGTCTATTGTTCCATAGGGGTTCGATCTGAAAAAGTTGGGGAAAAGCTTTTAAAAAAAGGCTATACCGAAGTCTACAACCTTTATGGCGGTATTTTTGAATGGAAAATTAAGGGTTTTCCCGTTTATGATTCCATTGGACAAGAAACGGATAGGGTGCATGCCTATAACAGGCATTGGGGCAAAATGTTGAACAATGCCACTAAAGTTTATGGACACAGAAAACACAACAACTAA
- a CDS encoding YitT family protein — MPDKKKKSHDFRSNLYSYWKKSRRFRVGIFADIHDALFIIAGIFSAAFGLESFLLPNSFIDGGATGISLLISEISSIPLYILIILVNIPFIFLGFKVIGKQFAIKASLAIIGLAIVLATVHFPEVTEDKLLVAVFGGFFLGAGIGLSIRGGGVLDGTEVLAIYLSRKLRTKIGDNIIVINIIIFLAAAYFLSLETALYSMLTYLSASKTLDFVVDGIEEYTGVTIISARSEEIRLMITEKLGRGLTIYKGHGGYGKSGVHNEYDIIYAVITRLEISKLNTELEKIDPNAFVVMNSINDTKGGMIKKRALNH; from the coding sequence ATGCCCGATAAAAAGAAAAAGAGTCATGACTTTAGATCCAACCTCTATTCCTATTGGAAGAAATCCCGGAGGTTTAGGGTTGGGATTTTTGCGGACATACATGATGCCCTGTTTATAATTGCGGGGATTTTTTCTGCAGCCTTTGGTTTGGAGAGTTTTCTATTGCCCAATAGCTTTATTGATGGTGGGGCAACGGGAATTTCACTTTTGATCTCCGAAATCTCGTCAATACCCTTATACATATTGATTATTCTTGTTAATATTCCATTTATATTTCTTGGTTTTAAGGTGATAGGCAAACAATTTGCCATCAAGGCCTCTTTGGCAATTATTGGTCTGGCCATAGTTTTGGCCACGGTACACTTCCCGGAAGTGACAGAGGACAAACTGTTGGTAGCGGTTTTTGGAGGTTTCTTCCTGGGGGCCGGAATAGGTCTTTCCATTAGGGGAGGTGGTGTCTTGGATGGCACTGAAGTACTGGCCATTTATCTGAGCAGGAAATTAAGGACCAAAATTGGGGATAATATTATTGTGATAAATATTATAATATTCTTGGCGGCTGCCTATTTCCTTTCTTTGGAGACAGCCCTTTATTCCATGTTGACCTATTTATCGGCTTCGAAAACTTTGGATTTCGTGGTGGATGGGATCGAGGAGTACACTGGGGTCACAATCATTTCTGCCCGTAGTGAGGAGATTAGACTAATGATTACGGAAAAACTAGGAAGGGGCCTTACCATTTATAAGGGTCATGGCGGTTACGGCAAGAGTGGTGTCCACAATGAGTACGACATTATTTATGCCGTAATTACCAGATTGGAGATTAGTAAATTAAACACCGAACTGGAAAAGATAGACCCAAACGCTTTTGTTGTCATGAATAGTATAAATGACACTAAAGGTGGGATGATCAAAAAACGGGCTTTGAACCACTAA